A single genomic interval of Nostoc commune NIES-4072 harbors:
- a CDS encoding response regulator transcription factor, whose protein sequence is MAANILLVEDEVKLARFVELELSSEGYNINVAHDGIAGLTLARELSPDLVILDWMLPGLSGLEICRRLRSTGISVPVILLTAKDEVSDRVAGLDAGADDYVVKPFSIEELLARIRAHLRRTQETDQDIFQFEDLSLNHRTRQVYRGKRAIELTAKEFDLLEYILSHPRQVFTKDQILQKVWGYDFMGNSNIIEVYIRYLRLKLEENNEKRLIHTVRGVGYVLRE, encoded by the coding sequence ATGGCAGCAAATATCCTCTTAGTTGAAGATGAAGTTAAACTGGCACGATTTGTTGAATTAGAACTAAGTAGCGAAGGTTACAATATAAACGTGGCACATGATGGCATCGCTGGTTTAACACTAGCACGGGAGTTATCGCCAGATTTAGTTATTCTTGATTGGATGCTTCCAGGGCTGTCAGGCTTAGAAATCTGTCGTCGGTTGCGGTCAACTGGTATTTCCGTACCAGTAATTTTACTGACTGCAAAAGATGAAGTTAGCGATCGCGTCGCAGGTTTGGATGCAGGAGCTGATGATTATGTAGTCAAACCATTTAGTATAGAAGAACTCCTAGCTAGAATCCGCGCTCATCTACGCCGCACTCAAGAAACAGATCAGGATATTTTTCAGTTTGAAGACTTGAGTTTAAATCACCGGACTCGCCAAGTTTACCGGGGTAAGCGGGCAATTGAGTTAACGGCTAAAGAGTTCGACTTGTTAGAATATATACTCTCGCATCCCCGTCAGGTATTTACTAAAGACCAAATTCTACAAAAAGTTTGGGGTTATGACTTTATGGGTAATTCCAATATCATCGAAGTATACATCCGCTACTTGCGCCTAAAACTAGAAGAAAATAATGAAAAACGTTTGATTCATACGGTGCGTGGTGTGGGCTATGTACTTCGGGAATAG
- a CDS encoding MlaE family ABC transporter permease — protein MRIKTNFEQSWIVRCFVAVLLFGQVWLHFLQGKTYYRKILQHLVTAGPGSISPVLLVSGFAGMIFTLQMARELIRFGAINAVGGAFALAFCKELAPILTASIMAAQVGSAFAAEIGAMQVTEQIDALYMLKTDPIDYLVVPRVIACSLMVPLMTILALVTGIFGGVFAASYFYKIIPETFLESVRDFLEPSDLFIILLKGFIFGLLVAVIGCSWGLTTKGGAKEVGESATKAVVTSWISIFVMDLLLSVLLFEQPAF, from the coding sequence TTGCGAATAAAAACAAATTTCGAGCAATCTTGGATTGTACGCTGTTTTGTAGCAGTATTGCTTTTCGGTCAAGTGTGGCTACATTTCCTCCAAGGAAAAACGTACTATCGCAAGATTCTGCAACATCTAGTGACTGCTGGGCCAGGTTCTATCTCTCCAGTTCTCCTTGTCAGTGGTTTTGCAGGAATGATTTTTACTCTTCAGATGGCAAGAGAATTAATCCGATTTGGGGCTATCAATGCTGTGGGAGGTGCTTTTGCCTTAGCTTTTTGTAAAGAATTGGCTCCAATTTTGACTGCTAGTATTATGGCGGCACAAGTAGGTTCTGCTTTTGCAGCAGAAATCGGTGCAATGCAAGTCACTGAGCAAATTGATGCACTTTATATGCTCAAAACTGATCCAATTGATTATCTAGTAGTTCCTAGAGTAATTGCTTGTAGTTTAATGGTGCCTTTGATGACAATTTTAGCTTTAGTTACGGGCATCTTCGGTGGGGTTTTTGCAGCATCATATTTTTACAAAATTATTCCTGAAACATTTTTAGAATCAGTCAGAGATTTTTTAGAACCGTCAGATTTGTTTATTATTTTGCTAAAAGGGTTTATTTTTGGTCTGCTGGTTGCTGTTATTGGCTGTAGTTGGGGATTAACTACTAAGGGAGGAGCAAAAGAAGTAGGAGAATCGGCAACAAAAGCAGTAGTTACTAGTTGGATATCAATTTTTGTAATGGATCTTTTACTTTCTGTACTGCTGTTTGAACAGCCTGCATTTTGA